A portion of the Malania oleifera isolate guangnan ecotype guangnan chromosome 3, ASM2987363v1, whole genome shotgun sequence genome contains these proteins:
- the LOC131151050 gene encoding uncharacterized protein LOC131151050 has translation MGSPRRIFLSLLPLLAVMASVVSKDQTDCQMCSSCSNPCNPVPSPPPPSPPPPAVPSNPPPSPPASSNNCPPPPSPPASGDGGSGYYYSPPPPSSGYYSPPPPGGGSTGGFYPPPYSNYPGGPPPPNPIVPYFPYFYKYPPPQGNTNAVAPPVHPAIYSIPSCAALILIFLCCF, from the coding sequence ATGGGATCTCCCCGGAgaatcttcctctctctcctccctcttCTAGCGGTGATGGCGTCGGTGGTGTCCAAAGATCAGACCGACTGCCAAATGTGCTCCTCCTGTTCGAACCCCTGCAATCCAGTTCCGTCGCCACCACCGCCGTCTCCTCCGCCTCCGGCGGTGCCCTCGAATCCTCCGCCGTCTCCCCCGGCCTCTTCCAACAACTGCCCGCCGCCCCCGTCCCCGCCCGCATCCGGCGACGGAGGCAGCGGGTACTACTACTCTCCTCCACCACCGTCCTCCGGGTACTACTCGCCGCCGCCGCCCGGCGGGGGCTCCACTGGGGGCTTCTACCCGCCGCCCTACAGCAACTACCCGGGGGGGCCGCCGCCGCCGAACCCCATCGTCCCATACTTCCCTTATTTTTACAAGTACCCTCCGCCGCAGGGGAATACGAATGCGGTGGCGCCCCCCGTTCATCCCGCAATTTACTCCATTCCTTCTTGCGCTGCTCTGATCTTGATTTTCCTTTGTTGTTTTTGA